From Cronobacter turicensis z3032, the proteins below share one genomic window:
- the J gene encoding Baseplate assembly protein J encodes MPTIDLSQLPAPDVVEELDFETILAERKATLISLYPEEEQAAVARTLALESEPIVKLLQENAYREIIWRQRVNEAARAVMLAYASGSDLDVSAGNLNTVRLTITPADASTLPPTPAEMESDTDFRLRAQQAFEGLSVAGPVGAYEYHGRSADGRVADVSVVSPSPACVTVTVLSRDNDGVADTALLAVVDRALNAEDVRPVGDRVTVQAAEIVPYAIHATLYLYPGPEAEPIRQAAESKLKTYITTQHRLGRDIRRSAIYAAIHVEGVQRVELESPVADLALGKHQASLCTDYSLTVGGTDE; translated from the coding sequence ATGCCGACCATTGACCTGAGCCAGCTACCCGCCCCCGATGTGGTCGAGGAGCTCGATTTTGAAACCATTCTTGCCGAGCGAAAGGCGACGCTGATTTCCCTGTATCCCGAGGAGGAGCAGGCCGCTGTCGCGCGCACGCTGGCGCTGGAGTCTGAGCCCATTGTGAAGCTGCTTCAGGAAAATGCTTACCGCGAGATCATCTGGCGTCAGCGGGTTAACGAGGCGGCACGCGCCGTGATGCTCGCCTATGCCAGTGGGAGCGATCTGGACGTGAGCGCCGGTAACCTCAACACCGTCCGCCTGACCATCACGCCGGCGGATGCGTCCACGCTCCCGCCAACCCCCGCCGAGATGGAAAGCGACACCGATTTTCGTCTGCGCGCGCAGCAGGCGTTTGAGGGGTTAAGCGTGGCCGGGCCGGTCGGTGCATATGAATATCACGGTCGTAGCGCCGACGGGCGTGTCGCGGATGTGTCGGTGGTAAGCCCGTCGCCGGCCTGCGTTACCGTGACGGTGCTGTCGCGTGATAACGACGGTGTGGCTGATACCGCCCTGCTGGCTGTGGTTGACCGCGCGCTCAATGCCGAAGATGTGCGCCCGGTGGGCGACCGGGTAACGGTGCAGGCCGCCGAGATTGTGCCGTATGCCATTCATGCAACGCTCTATCTTTATCCCGGCCCGGAAGCGGAGCCGATCCGCCAGGCCGCCGAGAGCAAGCTTAAAACCTACATCACCACACAGCACCGGCTTGGTCGGGATATCCGCCGGTCAGCGATTTATGCCGCCATTCATGTCGAAGGCGTGCAGCGGGTTGAGCTGGAAAGCCCGGTCGCCGACCTCGCGCTCGGCAAGCATCAGGCGTCGCTGTGCACCGATTACTCGCTGACGGTCGGGGGTACTGATGAGTGA
- the W gene encoding Baseplate assembly protein W gives MTARYSGMSCDTGMTLTDAAHISQSIRDILTTPVGSRVMRRDYGSLLSMLIDQPQNQALRLQIMSACYMAILKWEPRVRLTGLTFETRFNGEMVVEISGQRTDTGGDISLTIPVS, from the coding sequence ATGACGGCACGTTACAGCGGCATGAGCTGCGACACCGGCATGACACTCACCGATGCGGCGCACATCAGCCAGAGCATCCGCGACATTCTCACGACGCCGGTCGGCTCGCGCGTGATGCGCCGCGATTACGGCTCGCTGCTGTCGATGCTGATTGACCAGCCACAAAACCAGGCGCTGCGCCTGCAAATTATGTCGGCGTGCTACATGGCGATCCTGAAGTGGGAGCCGCGCGTACGCCTGACCGGGCTGACTTTTGAAACCCGCTTTAATGGTGAAATGGTCGTGGAAATCAGCGGCCAGCGCACCGACACGGGCGGCGATATTTCCTTAACCATTCCTGTGAGCTGA
- the V gene encoding Baseplate assembly protein V, whose protein sequence is MQTQFNEISRLLRNMIRTGVIVSVDTDAGRCRVQTGKNVTDWLQWLTHRAGRSRTWWAPSVGEQVLILAVGGELDTAFVLPGIFSDDNPAPSASADAVHLAFPDGAVIEYEPASGALQVSGIQTASISASKSATVTVPVVTVTASTRITLDTPEVICTDKLITGTLEVQKGGTMKGNIQHSGGALTSNGVQVDEHSHGGVQRGGSWTEGTK, encoded by the coding sequence ATGCAAACTCAATTCAATGAAATCTCGCGCCTGCTGCGAAATATGATCCGCACCGGCGTCATCGTCTCGGTGGATACCGACGCGGGGCGCTGTCGCGTGCAGACCGGGAAAAACGTGACCGACTGGTTGCAGTGGCTTACCCACCGCGCCGGGCGTTCGCGCACCTGGTGGGCGCCGTCGGTCGGTGAGCAGGTGCTTATACTCGCCGTGGGCGGCGAGCTCGATACCGCGTTTGTGCTGCCGGGCATTTTCTCTGACGACAACCCGGCGCCGTCGGCCTCCGCTGACGCCGTTCACCTCGCATTTCCTGACGGGGCGGTTATTGAGTACGAGCCCGCAAGCGGTGCGCTTCAGGTTTCCGGCATTCAGACGGCCAGCATCAGCGCGTCGAAATCCGCAACCGTGACCGTGCCGGTCGTTACCGTCACCGCCTCCACGCGTATCACCCTCGACACGCCGGAAGTGATATGCACCGACAAACTCATCACCGGCACCCTTGAGGTGCAGAAAGGCGGCACGATGAAAGGCAACATCCAGCACAGCGGCGGCGCGCTCACCTCCAACGGCGTGCAGGTTGACGAACACAGTCACGGCGGCGTTCAGCGCGGCGGAAGCTGGACGGAGGGCACGAAATGA
- the S gene encoding Tail completion protein S, whose translation MNDFSPFEKRLSALIAALLPAGRRRMAKDIAKTLRTRQQQRIKAQKAPDGSAYTPRREQPARAKKGRVKREMFAKLRTNRFMKATGSSDAAVVEFTGKVQRIARVHQYGLKDKPGRNGRAVQYPARPLLGFDEGDRQAVEELIISILNEPR comes from the coding sequence ATGAATGATTTCAGCCCGTTTGAAAAGCGGCTTTCCGCGCTGATTGCCGCCCTGTTACCGGCGGGCCGGCGCCGGATGGCGAAGGATATCGCGAAGACGCTGCGCACCCGGCAGCAGCAGCGCATTAAGGCGCAGAAAGCCCCGGACGGCAGCGCCTACACGCCGCGGCGGGAACAGCCCGCCCGCGCCAAAAAAGGCCGGGTAAAGCGCGAAATGTTCGCGAAGCTTCGCACTAACCGTTTTATGAAAGCCACTGGCAGCAGCGATGCCGCCGTGGTGGAATTTACCGGTAAGGTGCAGCGCATCGCGCGGGTGCATCAGTACGGCCTGAAAGATAAACCTGGCCGCAACGGCAGGGCGGTTCAGTATCCGGCGCGCCCGTTGCTCGGGTTTGATGAGGGCGACCGGCAGGCGGTTGAGGAACTCATTATTTCAATTTTAAACGAGCCCCGTTAA
- the R gene encoding Tail completion protein R, which yields MKKPESLRKALTDALPVLRTNPDMLRLFIDNGQIVATLAASLSFENRYTLNVVVTDYTGDINLLLVPVAAWLRENQPDIMTTDDGMKKGFTWYADINNDSSVDVSISLLISERTLVKESDGALYVSDLPEPPLPEPVTRPAELYINGEFVSRWHE from the coding sequence ATGAAAAAGCCCGAGAGCCTGCGAAAAGCCCTGACTGATGCGCTGCCGGTGCTGCGTACTAACCCGGATATGCTGCGCCTGTTTATCGACAACGGCCAGATTGTCGCCACGCTCGCCGCCTCGCTGTCGTTTGAAAACCGCTACACGCTGAATGTGGTCGTGACCGATTACACCGGCGATATTAACCTGCTGCTTGTGCCGGTCGCCGCGTGGTTACGGGAAAATCAGCCCGATATCATGACCACGGACGACGGCATGAAAAAGGGATTTACCTGGTATGCGGATATCAACAACGACAGCAGCGTCGATGTCAGCATCAGCCTGTTAATCAGCGAGCGCACGCTGGTTAAGGAGTCGGACGGTGCGCTGTATGTCTCTGACCTACCGGAGCCGCCGCTGCCGGAGCCGGTCACGCGTCCGGCTGAGCTCTATATCAACGGTGAATTTGTGAGTCGCTGGCATGAATGA
- the lysB gene encoding Protein lysB, producing the protein MKTLIILLLLALAGLVWLGRENSTLSRSFEKANRVADGQKRQIGMLKNQLSVAVSMADNNERAQVKLRGQLDAAREAAQRQEQTIMRLLNENDEFRRWYRTDLPDAVRRVHQRPACASAGHCLQRLPESEPVPDAGQRPDH; encoded by the coding sequence ATGAAAACGCTGATCATTTTACTTCTGCTGGCGCTCGCCGGTCTGGTCTGGCTGGGGCGCGAAAACAGCACGCTCTCGCGAAGCTTTGAAAAGGCGAATCGCGTAGCCGACGGCCAGAAAAGACAAATCGGAATGCTGAAAAATCAGCTCAGCGTGGCCGTCAGCATGGCGGATAACAACGAGCGGGCGCAGGTGAAGCTGCGCGGCCAGCTCGACGCAGCGCGCGAGGCGGCGCAGCGACAGGAACAGACCATCATGAGGTTACTCAATGAAAACGACGAATTTCGCCGCTGGTATCGCACTGATTTGCCTGATGCTGTGCGCCGGGTGCACCAACGTCCCGCCTGCGCCTCTGCCGGTCACTGTTTACAACGCCTGCCCGAAAGTGAGCCTGTGCCAGATGCCGGGCAGCGACCCGATCACTAA
- the X gene encoding Tail protein X gives MKTFALQGDTLDAICARHYGRTEGVVETVLTANPGLAELGAVLPHGTAVELPDIAPAPAAESINLWD, from the coding sequence ATGAAAACCTTCGCGTTACAGGGCGACACGCTCGATGCGATTTGTGCGCGCCATTACGGGCGCACGGAGGGGGTTGTCGAGACGGTGCTGACTGCCAATCCGGGCCTTGCCGAGCTCGGCGCCGTTCTGCCCCACGGCACGGCGGTCGAGCTGCCTGATATCGCGCCGGCGCCCGCCGCTGAGAGTATCAACTTATGGGATTAA
- the L gene encoding Head completion/stabilization protein produces the protein MMRIISGEEQPGGPADLTPPGDEPVIKNTPFFPDVEPKRVRELMRLEQTFSPARVREAICAGIAETNAELTEYRRAQQAAGFKRLADVPADVLDGESVRIFLYLRAVSAMATASLYGRYRGADASGKGDKKADSIDSTVDELWRDMRWSVARLQDRPHCIIGQI, from the coding sequence ATGATGCGGATTATCAGCGGCGAGGAGCAGCCTGGCGGGCCGGCAGACCTCACGCCGCCCGGTGATGAGCCGGTGATTAAGAACACCCCGTTTTTCCCGGACGTGGAGCCGAAGCGGGTCCGCGAGCTGATGCGCCTTGAGCAGACATTTTCGCCGGCGCGCGTACGCGAGGCCATCTGTGCCGGCATCGCGGAAACCAACGCCGAGCTGACGGAATACCGCCGCGCGCAGCAGGCCGCAGGCTTTAAGCGTCTTGCTGACGTGCCGGCGGATGTGCTCGACGGCGAAAGCGTGCGGATATTCCTGTATCTGCGCGCCGTCAGCGCGATGGCGACCGCCTCGCTTTACGGGCGCTATCGCGGCGCCGACGCCAGCGGCAAAGGGGATAAAAAGGCCGACAGCATCGACAGTACGGTCGATGAACTGTGGCGGGATATGCGCTGGTCAGTGGCCCGCCTTCAGGACAGGCCGCACTGCATCATAGGGCAAATCTGA
- the M gene encoding Terminase, endonuclease subunit, whose protein sequence is MTSPAKRHMMRVSASETAQRQDSLLRHATAYEQMLVKLAADQRTLKQIHSTERKAEKKRELLPFYQPWVTGVLQQGKGAQDDILMTVMLWRLDAGDIAGALDIARYALRYGLTMPGQHRRAPAYLFTEEVALAAMRAHAAGETVSTALLTDTLALTQAADMPDQVRAKLHKVTGLVLRDAGEPAAALEHLRRAMQLDTQAGVKKEIERLDRELQPKPARPAAKTAAPRKKTTRSATPAKRGRPRKNAV, encoded by the coding sequence ATGACGAGTCCCGCAAAGCGTCACATGATGCGGGTCTCGGCCAGTGAAACCGCGCAGCGGCAGGACAGCCTGCTGCGCCATGCCACTGCTTACGAGCAGATGCTGGTTAAGCTGGCCGCCGACCAACGCACCCTTAAACAAATCCATTCCACCGAGCGTAAGGCGGAGAAAAAGCGCGAGCTGCTGCCGTTCTATCAGCCGTGGGTCACCGGCGTACTTCAGCAGGGCAAAGGCGCACAGGACGATATTCTGATGACAGTCATGCTCTGGCGTCTCGATGCCGGCGACATTGCCGGCGCGCTCGATATCGCCCGCTATGCCCTGCGCTACGGCCTGACCATGCCCGGACAGCACCGCCGCGCGCCCGCGTACCTCTTTACCGAGGAGGTGGCGCTCGCCGCGATGCGCGCCCATGCCGCCGGCGAGACGGTCAGTACTGCGCTTCTGACCGATACGCTGGCGCTCACGCAGGCCGCGGATATGCCCGACCAGGTACGCGCGAAGCTGCATAAAGTCACCGGACTTGTGCTGCGCGATGCCGGAGAACCCGCCGCCGCGCTGGAGCACCTGCGCCGCGCGATGCAGCTCGACACACAGGCCGGCGTGAAAAAAGAGATTGAGCGCCTCGACCGGGAGCTGCAACCGAAACCCGCCAGGCCGGCGGCAAAGACCGCCGCGCCCCGTAAAAAGACAACGCGATCCGCGACGCCCGCAAAACGTGGTCGCCCGAGGAAAAACGCCGTTTAA
- the N gene encoding Capsid proteins, producing MRQETRFKFNAYLSRIAELNGIGVGDVSKKFSVQPSVTQTLMDTVQESSEFLTKINIVPVSELKGEKIGVGVTGSIASTADTANGHARETGDFAALESNKYECDQINFDFHLRYKTLDLWARFQDFQLRIRNAIIKRQALDFIMAGFNGVKRAPTSNRAENPMLQDVAVGWLQKYRNQAPSRVMDKVTAESGEVVSDVIRVGKGGDYENLDALVMDATNTMIAPWHQENPDMVVICGRQLLADKYFPLVNKQQDNSDLLAADVIVSQKRIGNLPAVRVPYFPPDALMITTLENLSIYFMDESHRRVIEENAKLDRVENYESMNIDYVVEDYAAGCLVENIKVGTFTTAAPDVKETATPAQEG from the coding sequence ATGCGCCAGGAAACCCGCTTTAAATTTAATGCCTACCTCTCCCGTATTGCCGAGCTGAACGGTATCGGCGTCGGCGACGTGTCGAAAAAATTCAGCGTGCAGCCGTCGGTCACGCAAACCCTGATGGATACCGTGCAGGAATCCTCGGAGTTTCTGACGAAAATCAACATCGTGCCGGTGAGCGAACTCAAGGGCGAAAAGATTGGCGTCGGCGTTACCGGCTCCATCGCCAGCACGGCAGACACCGCGAATGGCCATGCCCGCGAAACCGGGGATTTCGCCGCGCTGGAGTCCAACAAGTACGAGTGCGATCAGATTAACTTCGACTTTCACCTGCGCTACAAAACCCTCGACCTGTGGGCGCGTTTTCAGGATTTCCAGCTGCGTATCCGCAACGCCATCATCAAGCGTCAGGCGCTCGATTTCATCATGGCCGGCTTTAACGGCGTGAAGCGTGCGCCAACGTCTAACCGCGCTGAAAACCCGATGCTTCAGGATGTGGCGGTGGGCTGGCTTCAGAAGTACCGCAACCAGGCACCGTCGCGCGTGATGGATAAGGTCACGGCTGAAAGCGGTGAGGTTGTGTCTGACGTGATCCGCGTCGGCAAGGGCGGCGACTATGAAAACCTCGACGCGCTGGTCATGGATGCGACCAACACCATGATTGCGCCGTGGCACCAGGAAAACCCGGATATGGTGGTTATCTGCGGTCGTCAGCTGCTGGCCGACAAATACTTCCCGCTGGTCAATAAGCAGCAGGATAACAGCGACCTGCTGGCCGCCGACGTCATTGTCAGCCAGAAACGAATCGGCAACCTGCCGGCGGTGCGCGTGCCGTATTTCCCGCCGGATGCGCTGATGATCACCACGCTGGAAAACCTCTCTATCTACTTCATGGATGAGAGCCACCGCCGCGTTATCGAGGAAAACGCGAAGCTCGACCGTGTGGAGAACTACGAGTCGATGAATATCGATTACGTGGTGGAAGACTACGCCGCCGGCTGCCTGGTGGAAAACATCAAGGTCGGCACCTTCACCACGGCCGCGCCAGACGTGAAGGAAACCGCAACGCCAGCGCAGGAAGGCTAA
- the O gene encoding Presumed capsid-scaffolding protein, whose protein sequence is MAKETRRRETNPEPVTPLSGLLTMAKKVSKFFRIGVEGDTCDGRVISAGDIQEMAASFDPRVYGCRINLEHLRGILPEGVFNRYGDVVELKAEKIDDDSALNGKWALFAKIAPLDNLVDMVGKGQKVYTSMEIQPNFANSGKCYLVGLAVTDDPASLGTEYLEFCRTAKSNPLNRFKASPENLSATEQRIAAMENAFSALKQDVTSQTTQTSQALTDLKSTLDNTESFTQPRRTQATGGEGDSLSTNC, encoded by the coding sequence ATAGCGAAGGAAACGCGGCGCCGGGAAACTAACCCCGAACCCGTAACCCCACTATCAGGACTCCTGACAATGGCAAAAAAAGTCTCAAAATTCTTTCGTATCGGCGTCGAGGGCGACACCTGCGACGGTCGCGTTATCAGCGCCGGCGATATTCAGGAAATGGCCGCGAGTTTTGATCCGCGCGTTTATGGTTGCCGCATCAACCTGGAGCACCTGCGCGGCATCCTGCCCGAAGGCGTCTTTAACCGCTATGGCGATGTGGTCGAGCTAAAAGCCGAAAAGATTGATGACGATTCTGCGCTTAACGGCAAATGGGCGCTGTTTGCGAAAATCGCCCCGCTCGATAACCTGGTCGACATGGTCGGCAAGGGCCAGAAGGTTTACACCTCAATGGAAATTCAGCCGAACTTTGCCAACAGCGGTAAATGCTATCTGGTCGGCCTGGCCGTGACTGACGATCCGGCAAGCCTCGGTACCGAATACCTCGAATTCTGCCGCACCGCCAAATCAAATCCTCTTAACCGCTTTAAAGCGAGCCCGGAAAATCTGAGCGCCACCGAACAGCGTATCGCGGCGATGGAAAACGCCTTCAGCGCGCTGAAGCAGGACGTGACCAGCCAGACCACGCAGACCAGCCAGGCGCTCACCGACCTGAAAAGCACGCTCGACAACACCGAGAGCTTTACGCAGCCCCGACGCACGCAGGCGACCGGCGGCGAAGGTGATTCGCTGTCGACCAACTGCTGA
- the P gene encoding Terminase, ATPase subunit translates to MTITTDTTLLNDPRRQAALLYWQGFSVPQIAEMLKTKRPTVQSWKQRDGWDATAPIQRVENTLEARLIQLYAKPELTAHDFKVADFLSRQMERLARVNRYGQTGNEADLNPNVANRNKGDRRRPKKNFFSEEAIEKLREIFFEESFDYQLRWHRAGLEHRIRDILKSRQIGATFYFSREALLRALETGHNQIFLSASKTQAYVFREYIIQFARRVDVELSGDPIVIGNNGAKLIFLGTNSNTAQSHNGDLYVDEIFWIPNFQRLRKVASGMASQKHLRSTYFSTPSTLGHGAFPFWSGELFNKGRTSAAERVDIDISHAALAGGMLCGDGQWRQIVTIEDALAGGCDLFDLDALKRENSAEDFRNLFMCEFVDDKASVFPFEELQRCMVDSLEEWEDFSPFAARPFGSRPVWIGYDPSHTGDSAGCVVLAPPVVSGGKFRILERHQWKGMDFATQAQAIRELTEKYQVEYIGIDATGIGQGVFQLVRAFWPAAREIRYSPEVKTAMVLKAKDTISRGCLEYDAGATDITQSFMAIRKTMTSSGRSATYEASRSEEASHADVAWATMHALLNEPLTAGSGQASSSILEFYR, encoded by the coding sequence ATGACCATCACCACCGACACCACGCTTTTAAACGACCCGCGACGACAGGCGGCGCTGCTCTACTGGCAGGGCTTTTCCGTGCCGCAAATCGCGGAGATGCTTAAGACCAAACGCCCCACCGTGCAGAGCTGGAAGCAGCGCGACGGATGGGATGCGACGGCACCCATTCAGCGCGTCGAAAACACGCTTGAGGCGCGGCTGATTCAGCTTTATGCAAAGCCCGAGCTGACCGCGCACGACTTTAAAGTCGCGGATTTTCTCTCGCGTCAGATGGAGCGCCTCGCCAGGGTGAACCGCTACGGCCAGACCGGCAACGAGGCGGATTTAAATCCCAACGTGGCGAACCGCAATAAAGGTGACCGCCGCAGGCCGAAAAAGAATTTCTTCAGCGAGGAGGCGATTGAGAAACTCAGGGAGATTTTTTTCGAGGAGTCTTTCGACTATCAGCTGCGCTGGCACAGGGCCGGGTTAGAGCACCGCATCCGCGACATTCTTAAATCGCGCCAGATTGGCGCCACGTTCTACTTTTCCCGCGAGGCGCTGCTGCGCGCGCTGGAAACCGGCCATAACCAGATATTTTTATCCGCCTCCAAAACGCAGGCGTATGTGTTTCGCGAATACATCATCCAGTTTGCGCGCCGGGTGGATGTTGAGCTGTCAGGCGATCCGATTGTCATCGGCAACAACGGCGCAAAGCTGATTTTTCTCGGCACCAACTCCAACACCGCGCAGAGCCATAACGGCGACCTGTATGTCGATGAGATTTTCTGGATACCGAATTTCCAGCGGCTGCGTAAAGTCGCCTCGGGCATGGCGTCGCAGAAGCACCTGCGCTCGACCTATTTCTCGACGCCCTCCACTCTCGGGCATGGCGCGTTTCCTTTCTGGTCTGGTGAGCTGTTCAACAAGGGCCGCACCTCAGCAGCCGAGCGCGTGGATATTGATATCAGCCACGCGGCGCTCGCCGGCGGCATGCTGTGCGGGGATGGTCAGTGGCGCCAGATTGTCACCATCGAGGACGCGCTCGCCGGCGGCTGCGACCTGTTCGATCTTGACGCGCTGAAGCGTGAAAACAGCGCCGAGGATTTCCGCAATCTCTTCATGTGTGAGTTCGTCGACGATAAAGCGTCGGTGTTTCCGTTCGAGGAGCTGCAACGCTGCATGGTCGACAGCCTGGAGGAATGGGAAGACTTCTCGCCCTTCGCGGCGCGCCCGTTCGGCTCGCGCCCGGTGTGGATTGGCTACGACCCGTCGCATACCGGCGACTCCGCCGGCTGCGTGGTGCTGGCGCCGCCGGTTGTCTCGGGCGGCAAGTTCCGCATTCTGGAGCGCCACCAGTGGAAAGGTATGGACTTCGCCACCCAGGCGCAGGCCATCCGCGAGCTCACTGAAAAATATCAGGTCGAGTACATCGGTATCGATGCAACCGGCATCGGCCAGGGCGTGTTTCAGCTTGTGCGCGCCTTCTGGCCTGCCGCGCGCGAAATCCGTTACAGCCCGGAAGTCAAAACCGCAATGGTGCTTAAGGCAAAAGACACCATCAGCCGCGGCTGTCTGGAGTACGACGCCGGCGCCACGGATATCACGCAGTCCTTTATGGCTATCCGCAAGACCATGACCAGCAGCGGGCGCAGCGCCACCTATGAGGCGAGCCGCAGCGAGGAAGCGAGTCACGCGGATGTTGCGTGGGCCACCATGCACGCCCTGTTAAACGAGCCGCTGACCGCCGGGAGCGGCCAGGCATCATCCTCAATTCTGGAGTTTTACCGATGA
- the Q gene encoding Presumed portal vertex protein: MGHHARPVKRAADRRERPGIILNSGVLPMSKRKNRQRDNRAATTTAGTQKMEAFTFGEPTPVLDRRDILDYVECISNGKWYEPPVSFAGLAKSLRAAVHHSSPIYVKRNILASTFIPHPLLSQQDFSRFVLDFLVFGNAFLEARKSVTGKVIRLDASPAKYTRRGVEEDVYWWVPGFSQPQQFEPGSVFHLLEPDINQELYGMPEYLSALNSAWLNESATLFRRKYYQNGAHAGYIMYVTDAAQSSTDVEAMRDAMRSSKGLGNFKNLFFYAPNGKPDGIKIVPLSEVATKDDFFNIKKVSASDMLDAHRIPFQLMGGKPENVGSLGDIEKVAKVFVRNELTPLQQRFKELNDWLGIKIIDFINYSI, translated from the coding sequence GTGGGCCACCATGCACGCCCTGTTAAACGAGCCGCTGACCGCCGGGAGCGGCCAGGCATCATCCTCAATTCTGGAGTTTTACCGATGAGTAAACGTAAAAACCGCCAGCGCGATAACCGCGCGGCCACGACCACCGCCGGCACGCAAAAGATGGAGGCTTTCACGTTTGGCGAGCCGACGCCGGTACTCGACCGCCGCGATATTCTCGATTATGTCGAGTGCATCAGTAACGGCAAATGGTATGAGCCGCCCGTCAGCTTCGCCGGCCTGGCAAAAAGCCTGCGCGCCGCCGTGCATCACAGCTCGCCGATTTATGTGAAGCGCAATATTCTGGCAAGCACGTTTATTCCGCACCCGCTGTTATCACAGCAGGATTTCAGCCGCTTCGTGCTGGATTTTCTGGTGTTCGGTAACGCCTTTCTTGAGGCGCGAAAAAGCGTGACCGGCAAGGTTATCAGGCTGGATGCCTCGCCGGCCAAATACACGCGGCGCGGCGTGGAGGAGGATGTTTACTGGTGGGTGCCGGGCTTTTCTCAGCCGCAGCAGTTTGAGCCGGGCTCAGTGTTTCACCTGCTGGAGCCGGATATCAACCAGGAGCTTTATGGGATGCCGGAATATCTCAGCGCGCTTAACTCGGCATGGCTGAATGAATCCGCGACACTGTTCCGTCGCAAGTATTACCAGAACGGCGCGCACGCGGGGTACATCATGTACGTGACCGACGCAGCGCAGAGCAGCACCGACGTAGAGGCGATGCGTGATGCGATGCGCAGCTCGAAAGGGCTCGGCAACTTTAAGAATCTGTTTTTCTACGCGCCGAACGGCAAACCCGACGGGATTAAAATCGTGCCGTTAAGCGAGGTCGCCACCAAAGACGACTTTTTTAATATTAAAAAGGTGAGCGCGTCCGACATGCTCGATGCCCACCGCATCCCGTTTCAGCTCATGGGCGGCAAGCCGGAAAACGTCGGCAGCCTGGGCGATATCGAGAAGGTGGCAAAGGTGTTTGTGCGCAACGAGTTGACACCGCTTCAGCAGCGCTTTAAAGAATTAAATGATTGGCTAGGAATAAAGATAATTGATTTCATAAACTACAGCATATAG